The Polypterus senegalus isolate Bchr_013 chromosome 10, ASM1683550v1, whole genome shotgun sequence genomic interval ATGTTTCTTAAGTCCACCTAACAGTCTGAAGTTCTTCCCACATTCTGTGCACATGTACGGTTTCTCCCCGGTGTGAATCCTCTGGTGCCGCCTCAGGATCTGCGCCGTGACAAACCGCTTCTGACACTCGGGACAGTGGTACGGTTTCTCTCCAGAGTGAATGCGCTGGTGCGTCTTCAGGGCGGGCAGTTGGTTGAAGGCCTTGCCGCATTCGCCACAGCTATACGGCCTTTCACCCGTGTGAATACGCTGGTGCGTTTTTAGGTTGATCAACTGCCTGAATGCCCGACCGCACTCAATACAGCTGTATGGCTTCTCTTCATTGTGAATTTTTTGATggttctgtaaatattttttcaatttgaaattCTTCCCACACTCTAGACAGGAAAATAGCTTGTCcgaaatctgaaggagattacTTCTTTCAGCACTCTCCTCCTCAGCACAACCTTTTCCTGGTTCACAGTCCTCAGGGCTTATCTGCAGGGTGCCTTGCATGAAACCCAGCCGCACATCCTCGTTTCGGAAACAAACACGGTGATCTTCAGATGCTATCAATAAGGCTTTTCTTCCCAAAGACTCACAGCCTGAAGTGTCCAATTCCATCTTGTAGGTCTCCTCTGCGATGCTGCCAGCCTGCTGCTGGTCATTTTTCTGGGTTTCACAGGCATCTGTCCTCGGCTCCTCTTCGCATTCTGAAACTCGGACAGTCTCCTGCTTTACGTCTTTCCATGTCGAGCAGCTCTGTTGCGCAGCGTCAAGGTGTGTCACAGGGTATCGATCCAGAAGATTCTCTGGTGTGCAAGTTCTTGAAGTTGACGTCCCTGTTCCTGCACTGGGGTCTGCAGCTTCActtttaactaaataaaaaaaaaagaaagaatttaaatctgttaaattCAGTGAATAGATAATTAAAAGTTTATTAACTATGTCACGTTTTTATGCTTGTGCAAATCATTAACTTTTttacttacaaaaataaatacattgaaattgatTGGGGTGTCCAAATGTTTACACGTCACTGTACAGcctctaataataaaaataatacattttatttatatactgtagctcaaggcacttcacagagtttaagaagaatggcagggtatacagtatatagcattgtactaaaccagataaataaataaagaagagtaagataggaAATTCAGAGAAAatgcctaacagacaacataactgatggtccagtacacacatacaggttacatgaacatcttgaaatggaggtaaactgagagaatggtaataaagtcaagtagagctaaaagccttcctgaacagatgag includes:
- the LOC120536728 gene encoding zinc finger protein 567-like, producing MVDRVAAGVLKKQLTSFKVALDSVLVNFTQFVDSRFAEFQLELSVKEREIDSLKFQLEISRSELREMKRHLRSVSRLLTRPTARGVEEGLVSGDHRQTVGSEPRGGFRARGWKIAAQEAWDGRNTEEVKSEAADPSAGTGTSTSRTCTPENLLDRYPVTHLDAAQQSCSTWKDVKQETVRVSECEEEPRTDACETQKNDQQQAGSIAEETYKMELDTSGCESLGRKALLIASEDHRVCFRNEDVRLGFMQGTLQISPEDCEPGKGCAEEESAERSNLLQISDKLFSCLECGKNFKLKKYLQNHQKIHNEEKPYSCIECGRAFRQLINLKTHQRIHTGERPYSCGECGKAFNQLPALKTHQRIHSGEKPYHCPECQKRFVTAQILRRHQRIHTGEKPYMCTECGKNFRLLGGLKKHRLIHSRTHV